From a region of the Blastocatellia bacterium genome:
- the prmC gene encoding peptide chain release factor N(5)-glutamine methyltransferase produces the protein MTIREAIANATQLLTNAGIAEPRVTAQQLLAALLKKDRAYLITHSDDRLEPNVADQFQTWVMQRCRGVPLQYITGHEQFYGLDFLVTPDVLIPRPETELLVQEALLRLQEPAPLIIDVGTGSGCLAITLAVHRPSCRVLALDISEAALRIARLNARRHQVEDRIEFLISDVFSGLTAKRMTTKADLIVSNPPYVAEHERDSLQREVREYEPSVALFAGSDGLAFHRRLLMESPAWLRPGGYLIMEMGFGQHQPMLELVDRSTWLIESIVPDLQAIERIIVLRLTAQG, from the coding sequence ATGACGATCCGGGAAGCCATTGCCAACGCTACCCAGCTTCTCACCAACGCGGGTATCGCCGAGCCCCGCGTGACAGCACAACAACTGCTGGCTGCGTTGCTCAAAAAAGACCGGGCGTACCTCATCACGCACAGCGATGACAGGTTGGAGCCTAACGTGGCCGATCAATTCCAAACATGGGTGATGCAGCGGTGCCGTGGTGTGCCACTGCAATACATCACCGGACATGAGCAATTCTATGGCCTTGATTTCCTGGTCACGCCTGATGTGTTGATACCGCGCCCAGAGACCGAATTGCTCGTTCAAGAAGCGTTGCTCAGACTCCAAGAACCGGCGCCGTTGATCATTGATGTCGGGACGGGGTCGGGGTGTCTGGCCATCACCTTAGCTGTTCACCGGCCTTCGTGCCGCGTGCTGGCGTTAGATATATCCGAGGCGGCGCTTCGCATCGCCCGATTGAATGCGCGTCGCCATCAGGTAGAAGATCGAATTGAGTTCCTAATCAGCGACGTGTTCTCAGGCTTAACTGCCAAACGAATGACAACCAAAGCTGACCTGATCGTCTCCAATCCTCCTTATGTGGCTGAACATGAGCGCGACTCGCTACAGCGCGAAGTGCGCGAATACGAACCATCTGTTGCCTTGTTTGCCGGCTCGGATGGATTAGCGTTCCATCGGCGGTTGCTGATGGAAAGTCCGGCCTGGTTGCGCCCAGGTGGGTACCTCATCATGGAGATGGGCTTCGGACAGCATCAACCGATGCTCGAGCTTGTAGACCGATCTACCTGGCTGATTGAATCAATTGTGCCCGATCTTCAAGCGATTGAACGAATCATCGTATTGCGTTTGACTGCTCAAGGTTGA
- a CDS encoding M1 family aminopeptidase → MRQVAVVLLVMLWPWMQARAEARQLLGSAGARPTYRIELDLDQGSLTYWGQETVRYVHTDGVASDVVWFLLAPNARTASSKDASPLLFVRRVKVDDEEVQFQVHDSTRVEVTLPKLLAKGDEIRLELEFVGKVPPLDPMLNTLPAHFTEQIAQVINSRERRTYVDPPFFVSEQFTVLARFHPILAPRRNGQWYTQVTRTVDDEFCGEAADYELLIRAPAGVMVHASGRAAAVRSEAGKRAWLWRGEGVRDVLVIAGLELDMVSEQVGPVEVQSFFLPDDEAVARQVLQYAAKAVAAYQSLFGPYPYQQLRLVATPLPAGRMSASASSLIALARAYYVDFQSPRGLALPGMIREHAELIQQGLEFHVAYAVARQWWGAVVASDCRSAHFLDNTLATHAALRYYERNYGPEERDAQVEAQLKAAYRVYRMFGGQDQSANQPVSRFKNNFQYTSIVHVKGALLLEALRQVVGEPQLTSALQQYYLNHLFGIADESALLRLLRRSAGQRSGQVAQLYERWIAWRRGDQDIGKPEYRIVVSAGIGPSDEGRPSAFEWLGRTIARQMTRVGRYAVRPF, encoded by the coding sequence ATGCGCCAAGTCGCTGTTGTCCTGCTTGTGATGTTGTGGCCGTGGATGCAGGCCCGCGCTGAGGCGCGGCAATTGTTGGGGTCAGCCGGTGCACGCCCGACCTATCGCATTGAGCTTGACCTTGACCAAGGCTCCTTAACCTACTGGGGGCAGGAGACTGTTCGCTATGTGCACACGGATGGAGTAGCCTCCGATGTGGTGTGGTTTTTGCTGGCTCCCAATGCGCGCACGGCTTCGAGCAAGGATGCCTCGCCGTTGTTGTTTGTCCGTCGGGTTAAAGTGGACGATGAGGAAGTTCAGTTTCAGGTCCACGACTCTACCAGGGTTGAAGTCACTCTCCCCAAGCTGTTGGCCAAGGGGGATGAAATCCGGTTAGAGCTGGAATTTGTCGGCAAAGTGCCGCCGCTAGACCCGATGCTCAACACACTGCCGGCGCATTTCACCGAACAGATCGCTCAGGTCATTAACAGCCGCGAGCGTCGAACTTACGTGGACCCTCCATTTTTTGTCTCCGAGCAGTTTACCGTGTTAGCTCGATTTCATCCGATCCTGGCGCCTCGGCGCAATGGCCAATGGTACACACAAGTGACGCGCACCGTGGACGATGAATTCTGTGGTGAGGCGGCTGATTATGAATTGTTGATTCGCGCGCCGGCGGGTGTGATGGTTCATGCTTCGGGTCGGGCAGCGGCTGTCCGAAGCGAGGCTGGCAAGCGAGCCTGGCTGTGGCGGGGAGAGGGGGTGCGCGATGTGCTCGTGATTGCCGGGCTGGAACTTGACATGGTATCGGAGCAGGTTGGTCCTGTAGAGGTGCAATCGTTTTTTCTGCCCGATGATGAAGCAGTAGCTCGTCAGGTGTTGCAATATGCGGCCAAGGCGGTGGCCGCTTATCAGAGTTTGTTTGGGCCATATCCCTATCAGCAGTTGCGTCTGGTGGCAACGCCGCTGCCAGCCGGACGGATGAGCGCATCAGCTAGCTCGTTGATTGCGCTGGCTCGCGCCTATTACGTTGATTTTCAGAGTCCGCGTGGCTTGGCGTTGCCTGGCATGATCCGCGAGCATGCCGAGTTAATTCAACAAGGATTGGAATTCCATGTGGCCTATGCCGTCGCTCGACAATGGTGGGGCGCTGTGGTCGCCAGCGATTGTCGTAGCGCCCATTTCCTTGACAACACGTTGGCTACACATGCGGCGTTACGCTATTACGAAAGAAACTACGGGCCAGAAGAGCGAGACGCACAAGTCGAGGCTCAATTGAAAGCGGCTTATCGTGTTTACCGGATGTTTGGTGGCCAAGATCAATCGGCGAACCAGCCGGTCAGCCGATTCAAGAATAACTTTCAATATACCTCGATTGTGCACGTGAAAGGAGCCTTGTTGCTGGAGGCATTGCGTCAGGTGGTGGGCGAGCCGCAGTTGACAAGTGCCTTACAGCAATACTACCTCAACCATTTGTTTGGGATTGCCGACGAATCCGCCTTGTTGCGCCTGCTTCGGCGGTCGGCAGGCCAACGCAGTGGACAAGTTGCTCAACTCTACGAACGGTGGATAGCCTGGCGGCGCGGCGATCAGGATATTGGAAAACCGGAATATCGCATCGTGGTGTCGGCCGGTATTGGGCCGTCGGATGAAGGTCGTCCATCGGCCTTTGAATGGCTCGGTCGCACCATTGCTCGTCAGATGACGCGCGTAGGCAGGTATGCAGTCAGACCGTTTTGA
- a CDS encoding histidine triad nucleotide-binding protein gives MEDNCLFCRIIAGDVPGEILYQDEYLIALKDINPQAPTHTLIIPREHMESLNDVGQGDETLLGHLLRVTAKVANQAGLADDGYRVVINCGPQAGQSVLHLHIHLLGGRPMGWPPG, from the coding sequence ATGGAAGACAACTGCCTTTTCTGTCGCATCATCGCGGGCGATGTTCCCGGCGAAATTTTATATCAAGATGAGTATCTCATCGCACTCAAAGATATCAATCCGCAAGCGCCCACGCACACGCTGATCATTCCACGGGAACACATGGAATCTCTCAACGACGTAGGACAAGGCGACGAAACCCTGCTGGGACATCTGCTGCGCGTGACCGCCAAGGTGGCTAATCAAGCTGGCCTTGCTGATGATGGGTATCGCGTCGTGATCAACTGTGGCCCTCAAGCCGGCCAGTCGGTGCTCCATCTGCACATTCATCTGTTAGGTGGTCGCCCGATGGGGTGGCCGCCCGGCTGA
- a CDS encoding cation diffusion facilitator family transporter, which produces MISQELYYRGVRRVLVITLCLNLAVVVAKLVIGLLANSLSVIGDAIHSSTDAINNVVGLLIVRVATAEADEEHPYGHRKFESLAGFSVGGLLWVVCFELVQNALHRLFRPVAELEVSGLTMIGMTVTMLVNLFVYIYERRAGERLGSHYLIADSLHTRSDIYVSATILAGLVLMRMGWPWLDPVLALVVSGLIAHAGWQIFQRTVPVLVDAAPLSSARIQALVMDVPGVQRAYEIRSRSDGQRMYVELNLEVNAKDVYRAHLVTEEVERRLVEALGPSQITIHVEPS; this is translated from the coding sequence ATGATTTCCCAAGAACTATATTATCGTGGCGTGCGACGGGTCCTGGTGATCACCCTGTGCTTGAATCTGGCGGTGGTGGTTGCCAAGTTGGTCATCGGGTTATTGGCCAACTCACTCAGCGTGATCGGCGACGCTATTCATTCATCAACGGACGCAATCAATAACGTGGTCGGTTTACTGATTGTGCGTGTGGCTACCGCCGAGGCCGACGAAGAGCATCCGTATGGTCATCGCAAATTCGAATCGCTTGCCGGTTTTAGCGTGGGGGGGTTGCTGTGGGTGGTCTGTTTTGAGCTTGTTCAAAATGCGCTGCATCGTTTGTTCCGACCGGTCGCTGAATTAGAGGTCTCCGGCTTAACGATGATCGGCATGACGGTGACGATGTTGGTGAACCTGTTCGTTTATATCTACGAGCGCCGCGCAGGGGAGCGTTTGGGAAGCCATTACCTGATTGCCGACTCGTTGCACACGCGCAGCGACATCTACGTCAGCGCCACCATCTTAGCCGGGTTGGTTTTGATGCGCATGGGATGGCCATGGCTCGATCCGGTGCTTGCCCTAGTTGTATCTGGCCTGATTGCCCATGCTGGCTGGCAAATTTTTCAACGGACTGTGCCGGTGCTGGTGGATGCTGCACCGTTATCGTCAGCGCGTATCCAGGCCCTCGTGATGGACGTGCCGGGCGTACAACGCGCTTATGAAATTCGATCACGCAGCGATGGCCAGCGAATGTATGTTGAGTTGAATCTTGAAGTCAATGCCAAGGATGTCTATCGCGCCCACTTGGTGACAGAAGAAGTGGAGCGTCGGTTGGTCGAGGCATTAGGGCCGAGTCAGATCACCATTCATGTTGAACCCTCGTGA